The DNA window TCGCGGCGGTGAGGGTGGTTTTTCCGTGGTCCACGTGACCAATGGTTCCCACGTTCACGTGGGGCTTGGTGCGTTCAAACGTACCTTTAGCCATGATTCCTCCAAGCGGTGGGCTTTTGCGGTGCTAACCCACATTGGCTTCTGTTTGAGAATTAACGTCTGACCTTAGCACGGGTCAAGACGCCCGAATTTCAACTGTACCACTTGAATTTCAGGGATGCAAGTCATGCAGGATAAGAAAAACCCCCGACCCGTGCAGAAACACAATTTCTCAGATTCATTCTTGCTACTCTGTGTGTAACACTTTGTCCCTGTGCAGCATGCTTCTCCGCTGGTGCAGGTTTGAGGTGTGCGCGATGGAGGTTTGGAACATGCGTCAGCCCAGAAGACTCACTCCCAGTCCCTTCAACAAGCCCGGTGCCCCTTTCATCCTCTACCCTGCTTACCACATGACCACCATCCTGGACACCCAGGAACAGGTTGAACAGGTCAAAAGCAAACTGATAGAGGCTGGATACACTCCGCAGGCCATCGCCATCTTCACCGGCGAGAATGCCATGCGCCAGATCGACCAGGATGGACGCAAACACGGCTGGATCGCCCGCTTTCTGCGCAACATTCAGGATTATGTTGCCGATGAAACCCAGATCATCAAACGCTACCAGCAGGCCTGTGTTCAGGGAAAGCACGTGATGTACATTCACGCTGGCACCCCCATGACCAAGGCCAGGGTGCGGGAAATCCTGCGGGAACATGGCGGCTACGAAACCCATTTCTTTGGGCCTTACGTGATGGAGGATTTCTAAGAAGCCCTCAGCATTCAGCAGTCAGGCCCTTTTCAGGCTCTGTTTTGACCAGGTCAGCCATCAGATTTCGAACCCGACCCAGGGGTCGGGTTTTGTCATTGTCCAGACCTGTTTGATCCAGGCACAGCAAAAGGTTTAAGCAAAATGGCCTGATGGTGCCGATCACACCATCTTCAGCTTCGAATCAGTATGCTGAATTCATGAATGCTGAACCTCAAAAATTGCGCTGGGCCATTTCGACACTTCATTTTTTTGCCATTGCCAATCTGGCTGCTGGAACCATGCTGCTGGTCACCGGTCATGGCATCATTCAGGGTCTGGTGGCAATTTATCCTGTTCTGGGCCTGCTGACTTACAACTCGATTCAACTTTCCTGCATGGGGATGCTCCTGACCAGTGCCCTGCTGTGTGAGGTCGCGGCACAGGCCCTGAAACGCAAGAAGACCTGGGCATGGATGCTGGCTTTTCTGTTGCTGGTTCTGATGGCTCTGGGATGGAGTGCTGGAGGCGTCACTTTGCTGGTGGCAGGTACGGGACTCTACAGCCTGCTGGACTCCAGGGTCCGCCAGTGGTTGAATCAGCAGGAAGCCCATGTGCCTGTGCTGGTCCGCTCCAAAACCGTGCGTCTGGACTGACTGCGGCAAAACACCTTGCAAAACAAAAGGCGAGCCAGAAGCTCGCCTTGCTCACATTGGTGCGTTCCTCAAAAAACCTCGAAGGTCCAGAAACGGTATTTCTCACAGTCAAAATGTGGTGGGATTTCCACCGGGTGGGCATTCCAGTGGGTTTCCAGAATGAAGGTGTCTGGAGCCTCTACACTTCTGAGCACAAACCCAGAATCACACTCGGGGTACTGGATGTAAGTGCTGCGCATTTCTTTGAGGTCAGGGGCAATGTTGGAGGGGCTGTGGAATTCCTGATACAGCACGTATTTCATACCATCCTCCTCTGCAATCCCTGTGGGTGGGTTGGGTTTACAGGGTTCTCCACAGGTACCAGCTGGCATAACTGCGGTATGGGCTCCAGCGACCAGTGACTTCATCCAGGCTGGATTCACCATACAGGTTGGAGAAGGCCCGTTTCAATGCTCCATCACCCAGAGAGTAAATGTCTTCCCTGCCCAGACCAAACATCAGGAACATTTCCACCGTCCAGCGCCCGATGCCCCAGATGGGCAGCAATTGCTCAATGATCTCTTCGTTGGAAAGAGGTTCCAGCGCATCAAAATTCACCCGGCCATCCAGAACAGCCGTACTGAGGGCATGCAGGGTTCTGGCTTTGGCATTGGAGAGACCACAGGCCCTGAGGGCTTCCACGGTGTGGGGAACCAGCAGTTCAGGAAGCAACCCTCCTGTCAGGGCCACCACACGCTTCTCGATGGCATCTGCTGCTTTTCCAGAAAGCTGCTGGCCAATCACAGAACTGGCCAGCACCGTAAATGGACGGTCATGTCTGGATTTCAGCACTTCGGGTGGGGGTCCCACTTTTTCAATGACCGTTCCCAGAATCGGGTCCAGGGACAGATGTTCCATGATGGTTTTTGTTTTGGACATCATCCTCAGTTTAACAGACCCCAGATCCGATCCATAAAAAAATCCACAAAAAAGAGGCGGGAGCAACCCCGCCTTCTGCATCAACGCCAGCCTTATTTGCCGAAAGGCATTTTGGGCATCCCTTTCATGCCTTTGCCGCCCTTGCCCATCCCCATGCGCTGCATGACCTTCATCATGTCCTTCATCTGGTCGTGCATTTTGAGCAGGCGGTTGACTTCCTGCACTGTGCGCCCGGATCCTGCAGCAATGCGTTTGCGCCGCTGTCCATTGATGACTTTGGGATCCCGACGCTCTCTGAGGGTCATGGACTGGATGATCGCCTCAATCTGCTTGAGTTGCTTTTCATCCACATTGAAACCTTCTGGCAGCATTTTGCTCATGCCAGGAATCAGCTTCATGATGTCTCCCAGCGGTCCCATCTTGCGCAGGTTTTTCATCTGCATGAGCAGGTCTTCCAGGTCAAACTCGGTGAGCTTCTTGTTGGGGTCCATGGCCGAGAGTTCGGCCTGCTGGGCACGCTCAATCAGGGTGAGCACATCCCCCATGCCCAGAATGCGGCTGGCCACCCGGTCCGGATAGAAGGGCTCCAGACCCGTGATTTTTTCACTGACCCCGGCAAAGTAGATGGGTTTTCCAGTCACAGAACGGGCAGAGAGGGCTGCACCGCCACGGGCATCCCCGTCCATCTTGGTGATGATCAAACCAGACAGGCTCACCCGTTTGTCGAAGGTTTCGGCCACATTGAGGGCTTCCTGACCGGTCATGGCATCCACCACCAGCAGGGTCTCCGTGGGGTTCAGAGCGGTTTTGAGGTCTGCCAGCTGGTCCATCAGGTTCTCGTCGATCTGCAAGCGGCCTGCGGTGTCCACAATGACCAGATCCCGAAAATCTTTTTGCAGGTACTCTTTCAGGCGTTGCTGGGTGACGGCTGGAGATTCATTGTCGTGCACTTCCAGTACCGGCACACCCACCTGATTGCCCAGCACCTTGAGCTGTTCACGGGCAGCAGGACGCTGGGTGTCGGCAGCCACCAGCAGCACCCGGCGGCCCTTGCCTTTGTAGTAGGCTGCCAGCTTGCCTGTGGAGGTGGTCTTCCCTGCGCCCTGCAGGCCCACCATGAACCACACGTTGCTGTCGGTTTTCAACTGGGGTTGCTGGGCACTGCCCCCAAGGGTTTCGATCAGTTCATCATGAACGATCTTGACCACCTGCTGGCCAGCGTTGAGGCTGGTCAGCACATCCTGACCCACTGCTTTTTCGGAGACACGGGCCACAAAGTCCTTGGCCACATTGAAGTTGACATCTGCTTCCAGCAAAGCCATGCGAATTTCGCGCATGGCAGCTTTCACCTGGGGTTCGGTCAGGCGGCCCTGCTGACGTACATTGTCCAGAATGTCCTGGAGTTTCTTCCCTAACGACTCAAACATGATTCACAGTTTACAGGCTGGGGATTAGACTTCACAGTGTGTTGCTCAAGATTCATGCGCTGGTGCACCGGAAATCTGGACCTGAAGGCAGGATGTTCAAAACTTTTTTTCCAGAACCTGCTCTTGTTGCCCGAATAAGCCAGATGGCCTACCTCAGGAAACCATGCTCTACTGCAGGCTTTTCAACTTTCTGCACGTCAAAAAAACACCCATGTCCAGCCAGAGGCCCCGCCCCCTTGACGATTGGCGAAAAATCGCATATTCTATCTCTCGCCTGAGCCGAGGTGGCGGAATTGGTAGACGCACTAGTTTCAGGGACTAGCGCCTTCACGGGCGTAGGGGTTCAAGTCCCCTCTTCGGCACCACACAGACCCCTTCTTTTCAGAAGGGGTTTTCCCTTGTTTGCTGACAGCAGAGGTGTCACACAGGCTTCAGCGGCATCTTGTAGACCAGCATTTGACGATTGGCGAAAAATCGCATATTCTATCTCTCACCTGAGCCGAGGTGGCGGAATTGGTAGACGCACTAGTTTCAGGGACTAGCGCCTTCACGGGCGTAGGGGTTCAAGTCCCCTCTTCGGCACCACACAGACCCCTTCTTTTCAGAAGGGGTTTTCCCTTGTTTGCTGACAGCACCACGGATGAAAATCAAAAAAACAGGCTCCGGAAAAGTCCAGAGCCTGTTGTGGTGTTTAAATTCAAGCGGCGTTGCGGCGATCCAGCACAGCCTTGAGGGCACGGGCTTCTTCCAGGTGGTTCATGTCTGAAGACCAGCCACGGGTTCTGTGCCAGAACTCCCAGGCCTGTGATGCGGTTTCGATGCCACCAGGCCAGCCTTTGGCGGTGGGCCAGGGGCCTTTGGCAATCACCCACGCCCAGCACCCCTGAAAGTAAGTGGGGGTGTAGTTGAGGTCAGCCATCAGCTGGTTGATCTTGGTTTCCAGATGGGGGTTCAGGATCAACAGTTCGTTGTAGTCCTGTGCACCCATGTCCAGGGTGGGCAGTTCGGTGAGGAAGAGCTGCCACAGGGATTCTGCAACCCGGTCAAACAACTCCATGGAGAGGGCATTAAGGGAAGGTTCAAACTCCATGCTCTGGCCTTTCTCTCGGCGTGATGAAACACTTCTCCGAGCCTGACGTGGTAATTGAATTGTAAGAAATCCCTCTTCTGCTGTTCTTACCTCTTCTAGACATAATTCAGTAATAGTTCAGCAAATCTTCAGTTTAAATTCAGTTTTGAGGCACAGAGCCCACCCATCTTTAAGGCCTCAAATCGCCCAGGAACTGCCCTTTGGTTCCAGCTTTCTCATAACGCAATTCATACTTCTGAAAAGACTGGAAATCTGCCCACTGCAAAAAATAAGCTTTCAGCCAGGCCAGATCTGGCTCAGCAGGCAAAGCGGCTGGCTCGGTCAGGATCACCACCACGGTCTTGCCTGGAGTCCTGATGGTGGCATCCCGAGCAGCAAAATGGGTTTTCAGGTCTGCAAGGGTGGTGGTGAGGGTCTGTTCACTGAGCTTTGGGACTGCCTGAACGAGGTCAGCGCCCATGCGTTGCATGCCCAGGGCCAGCAGCACAATCACCACACAAAGGGCAATCACGGTGTTTTTTCTCATTCACAACCCCCACTGAGACAGTGCATTGCTGATTTCCACACGTCCAGAATCTCTGGCGTACCACAAACCCAGGGTTTTGATCTGGTTGATGTTGATGCCGTCCTGGGCCAGTTGCCACTGCGCAGCCTGCCAGACCTGTTGCATGAGGGGACGAATGCGCTGGGCAGCCAGTGCATTGCGCTGGGCAGGGGTTTCTTCTTGCAGCCAGGAAAATTTCCCCAGGCTGGAAACATTCAAAAGCACGTGTTGCTGTGTGCCCGTAAACATCAGGGCCTCCACCTGCATGTCCTCTGCACGCAAAGCCTCCAACATCTGAATTTGCACTGGAGACAGTGGGCTTTTCAGGGTGCGAAAGGAAAACAGTGGGGTGGTGCTCAGGGAAGCAGCAGGTTGATGGGTGAGCATCAACACCCAGGTGATGAGGGTGCTGAGCACCAGACTGAGGCCCGCAAAAAGTTTCATAAAGTTCTTATTTATTTTGCCTCATGCAGGTACTCTACACAAACCCACCCTGCAAAAGCATGGGGTTTTATACTGATGGCGTGAGTCTGGTTATTCCCTGTGTGGACATTCAATCGGGTCGGGCGGTCCGCCTTTACGAAGGTGACCCCGATCAGGAAACGGTTTATTTCAACAGCCCTCTGGAAGCTGCGCAGCACTGGGTCAAACTGGGTGCCCCCCTGGTTCACCTGGTGGATCTGGATGCAGCCACCGGGCGTGGCGAAAACAAAGCCATCATCTTCGAGATCACCCGCACCCTCGGGGTTCCCGTGGAGGTGGGGGGCGGCATTCGCAATTTTGAAACCGCCCAGGCCCTGCTGGAAGGTGGCGTCAAAAGGGTGGTGATTGGCACAGCTGCCATCAAAAACCCTGAGCTGGTCAGCCAGTTGATTGCAGCTTTCGGAGCCGAGCGCGTGGTGGTCAGCCTGGATGCCAAAGGTGGCTTTGTGGCTGTGGCCGGATGGGGCACCAGCAGCGATGTTTCCATTGAAACCCTCTGTCAGGACATGGGCCGGAGGGGACTGCAAACCCTGATCTTCACCGATGTTTCCAGAGACGGCACCCTGAAAGGTCTGGACCGGGAGTTGATGGTGCGGGTTCGTCAGGCCTGGACGGAAGAACTGATCGTGGGTGGCGGTGTGCGTGACGTTCACGATGTGGCCCTGCTGCGAGAACTGGGCATCGAGGGGGCCATCGTGGGACGCTCGATTTACGAGGGCACCCTCCCCTTCCCTGTTCCTGTTTGAGGATCTGGGTGTGACTTTTCAGCCTCCTTTGTGGAGGCTTTTTTGTGGTCTCGATCTGCACCACAGACCCCACTTCACATGGGGTAAGTCATCTGGCTGTGTTTTTAATATAGTAAGTACACTTATAATATTTCCATGACCCGATACTGGATTGGTGTGGTTTCCCAGCAACATGTTTTGAGAGGTGTGGAGGGCGGTTTCTGTCAGGTGTGCCATGGCAAACAGGCCCCCCTCAAAAAGATGCAGCAAGGGGATTTTCTGGTGTACTACTCTCCAAAAACCACTTACCCGGATGGAGAAACCTTGCAACAGTTCACAGCCCTGGGGCAGGTTCAGGGAGATCAAGCCTATCAGGTGGAAATGAACCCGGATTTTCAGCCTTACCGCAAAGATGTGCGTTACCTGGAGGTCACTCCAGTGTCCATTCAACAACTCAAACCAAAGCTAAAGTTCACGCGGGGCAACTGGGGATTCCAGCTCAGGCTTGGACACTTTGAAATCAGCGAAGCCGATTTTTCCGTGATCGTTCAGGCCATGGGTTTAAGCCTTGAGGGGCTGTGGAACCCGGCGGATGCCCAGTGAGAGCAGGCCTCCCAGCAAGGCAATCCCTCCGGCAAACAGGAAAGCCAGAGCATAACTGCCCAGCGCATCCCTGACACTTCCTCCTGCCCAGGCCGCCACCGCAGCACCGATCTGGTGGGCACAGAACACCCAGCCATACACAGTGCCCACGTTGGCCCGTCCAAAACGGTCTGCCACCAATGCAGTGGTGGGAGGGACTGTGGCAATGTAATCCAGCCCAAAGAGCACTGCAAACACCCCAATTCCAAAGCTGGATTCCACATAGGGCAGCAAAAACAGAGATGCCCCACGGAAGATGTAGTAAGTGCACAACAATTTTCTGGGATCAAACCGGTCTGTGAGCCAGCCTGAAGCAATGGTCCCGATGAAATTGAAGGCCCCCATCAGGGCCAGGTAGCCTGCTGCCACACCTGCAGCAATGCCATGGTCATGCTGGTGGGCAATGAAATGCGTGCCGATGATGCCGTTTGAAGTTGCACCACACACGCAAAACGTGGCGCACAGCAGCCAGAAGTCCAGCGTTCGGACGGCTTTTCCCATCACGGTGGGATCCGGGCGGTTTCTGGTCTGTTCCTGACCCGGAGTGGCCCCAAACGGCAGGAGGCCCACCTCCTGCGGCTCGTCTTTCAGGAAAAACAGTGTGGGCAGCAACAGCAAAAGGGCCAGACCTCCAATGATCAGGCTGCTTTCCCTCCAGCCAAATTGGGCCACCAGCACAGAAAGCAGCGGCACAAATATCAATTGGCCCGCACTCATGCTGGCCCCAAAAATGCCTGTGACCAGCCCCCTCCTGGCCACGAACCAGCGGGCTGCTACGGTGGCCCCCAGCACACTGCCAATCAATCCAGTGCCCAGACCACTGAAGAACCCCCAGAACAGATCCAGTTGCCAGACGGTGTGGGTCAGGCTGCTGACCCCAAAACTGAGGGAGGTCAGCAAGAGTCCAATCAGGGTGATGCGCCTGGGACCATGACGGTCAATCAGGAACCCACTGATGGGACCTCCCAGACCCAGCATCACCAGACCGATGGAAACGGCAAAAGACAGGGTGGCCTTGCTCCAGCCTGTATCGTCTTGCATGGGCAGCAAGAACACGCCGGGAGAAGATCTGGCTCCTGCAGCATACAGGGCCACCAGGGCCGTCACCAACACCACAATCCAGCCGTAATACACTTTTGACTTCATGGCCCAGTCTAATGGGCTGTTTTTGATGGGATGATGATGTGTGTGACTTTTGAGCTGCCCCTTCTGCAAGCAAACCTTCTGTTAAAATAAAGGCGCTCACTGTTCTGCGTGGATAACCAGAGGGCCCAGAGGACCAACCACGCGCACCCCGAACAGGGGGCGCGGTCCTGTGCCCCGGGGTGTTTCATGGAGGAAACCATGAGTGAATTCATGCAGGAAGCTGGAGAAATCGCACTGCACAATGTGCGCAGCGGCAGAGGTGGGCCCTTTGGGGCTGTGATTGTCAAGGAGGGAAAAGTCATTGCCCGTGGGATGAACCTGGTCACCACCACCCCCGACCCCACCGCCCATGCTGAAGTGACTGCCATCCGGGAAGCCGCCAAAATCCTGGGCACCTTTGACCTCTCTGGATGTGAAATCTACACCAGTTGCGAACCCTGCCCGATGTGCCTGGGGGCGATTTACTGGGCCAGACTGGACAAAATTTATTATGCCTGCACCCAGGCAGATGCCGCAGAAATTGACTTCGATGATGAATTCATCTATCAGGAGTTCGCACGTCCCATAGAGGACCGCAGGCTTCCCATGATTCAGGAAGCCCGTGAAGAAGGCCTGAAAGCCTTCAAAGCCTGGCAGGAAAGCCAGAACAAGATCCAGTACTGAAAACCAGAAACTTTCCAGACAAGAAACTGGGCCAGCAGCCCAGTTTCTTGTCTGGTGTTTTGCTTTAAGGTTTGACGCCACCTGAACAGGGTGCACCTGGTTCAGGGGTGGTGGGACCATTGGTGTATTGGTCTGCAAAGTCCTTGATGGCCTTCTCATCCCATGTGCTGACCACCAGTTGCACCCCCCACACCGTCAGCACCACATCGGCAGTCTGTCTGGCTTCCAGGGACATCAGGCGGTAAGGGTTCCCTTTCACCAGGGTTTGCAGGAAAGCCAGTTTTCTGGCCTCGGTGGTGGGTTTGAAGGTCACCCAAAGGGCTCCGTGCTCCAGGCTGTGCAAGGCCATACGGGCATCAATGGTTTTCAGGTAAATGCCGCAATTGGCCCAGGTTGGATGATGCAATCCCATCACCGGAGGATAAAAGGGATAATTCACTGGATCTGTGGCGTGAATCACCCCTGTGTTGCTGGCATCTTCATAAAATGTGATGGTTCCTGCGCTGCTCTTCTCGGTTTTGATTTTCTTGAGAACAACTTTGCTGGCTGTGGTTTGCTGGGAGGTTTGCCCGGTCTGGGCCTGGGCCAGGGTGGCAACACCCAATACAGCAACAATTAAAACATGGATTTTCATGGATTCAAGCATACAAAAAGACCTCCACCCTGAGGTGAAGGTCTTTGAAACGTCCAACTTCAGCTCAATTTGGCCCTGAATTCCTCGTAGCTGAAATGCTTGACCAGCTTAAACTCGCCCTCCAGCGTCCAGATCCCGATGCTGGGGTGCTTGACCCCATTGAAGAAGGTGGTTTTCACCATGGTGTAATGGATCATGTCTTCAAAAACCACCCTGGAGCCCACCTGCAGTGGCTGGTCAAAAGAATAATCCCCGATGATGTCTCCAGCCAGACAGGTGCCCCCACCCAGACGGTAAGTGTGGGCTTTGACGCCAGGTTCATCTGCATTCAGGATGTCCGGGCGGTAAGGCATCTCCAGGCAGTCGGGCATGTGGGCCGAAACGCTGACATCCAGCATGGCCAGGTTCATGCCATTGTCGAAAGCGTCCAGCACGCTGGACACCAGCCACCCGGTTTGCCAGCCCACCGCTTCACCGGGTTCCAGGATCACATCCACATCCCACTTCTCCCGGAAGGCCTTGACCACCCGGATCAGGCGTTCCACATCGTAATTCTTGTTGGTGATGTGGTGGCCTCCACCGAAATTCACCCATTTCATGCTGGGCAACAAATCCCCAAATTTCTCCTCAACGGCTTTCAGGGTGCGCTCCAGGGTGTCGCTGTTCTTGGCGCTCAGGGTGTGAAAATGCAGCCCATCAATGCCTTCCAGCAAGTCTTCGCGGAAATGGCTGCGGGTTACCCCCAGACGGGAAAAAGGCACGCAGGGATCGTAAAGGGGCACCTTGTTTTCGCTGTACTCGGGGTTGATACGGATGGCACAGCCAATGTGCTTGCCGGTGCGCTCTTTGTACGCCTCCACCTGACCTTTAAATCTCTCCCACTGGGTGAAGGTGTTGAAGGTGATGTGGTCTGCAAGGTCCAGAATTTCGGGAAATTCATCGTCGCTGTAGGCCGGGACGTACACGTGCACTTCCTTGCCCATCTCGTGTTTCGCCAGCAAGGCCTCGTTGAGGGAACTGGCGGTGGCTCCATACAGGTACTGCCGCACCATCGGGAAAGTGCTCCACATGCTGTAGCCTTTTAAAGCACAGATGATGTGGGCACCAGATTCGTCCTGCACACGCTTGAGGATTTCCAGGTTGTGTTTCAGACGGGATTCATCCAGCACAAAACAGGGGCTGGGCATCTGGTCAAAAGGGATGTTTTCGACGGGGAAAATCTCGCTGCTCATCCTAAAGAGGATACACCGTCCAGGGTTGAGAACCATCAGCTTTTGTGCTTTCTCAAGAGAAAAAATGAGACAGAAACCGCAGAACCACAGAAGCCACCAACAACACCCACCAGTATTCAAGCCACTTTTTCCATTTTGCTGGCTTGATTTTTTCCTTTTCTTCTTGTTCTTCTTCCAGAGCTGCTTGATGAAACCCCCACCAGGACAATGAAGAAACGCTTTCCATAAAACCCAACATGGCTTTTCCATACCAGGGCAGGTGCAGGTTGAGTCTGGGACGATGCAGCAGGTATTCTGCATATTCCAGATCATCTGGTGATGCTTTTCCACGATGAGGCACCAGTCTGCCCTGATCATCAAAAGCCAGACGACCCGATTTCAGCAAGTTGCCCAGTTTCAAACAGGCCTTTCCATGTCCTGCATCTGCAGCCAGATAGAGGTAATGAAACCTCTGATGTGGATGCAATTGGAAAACTTTCCGGTACCATCCAAAAAACCGATAAACCAGATGGGCGCAATAATCACTTCCCTGGTCTGCTGTGACCAGCACTTTGCGCATTCTCACCTGGAAGGATTCTTTAAGCCCATCCGATTTGTCTCGCAAGTATTCGGCATACACCTTGCCTGCTTGTACAGCTCCCTCATTCAGTGCCCATTCCAACCAGAAGTGAGGTGGGTGTTGTGGATCCATCGCTTGATCATTCACTAGGGCCTGCCCCAGCATGGGCAGGGCTTCCAGGTCGCCATCTTCTGCTCGCCAGCTCAGGTACTCAAACATTTTTCTGGACAGGGAATTTTTCTTTTCCAGCACCTCATCTGCCAGATACTCTGCCTTGCCAATGGTCTGCCGCCTGATGGTGTCCCTGTCCAGATCCATGCGCTCTTCCAACAAGGCCAGTGCCTGGGGTTCATTCACGAAGTGCAAATAATACACCTTGCTGTAATAAAACCTTGTGTGGTATGGAATGGCCTCTTCTATGGCCTTCAGTGCTTCAGGAACATTGTTCTGGAAATGAAACAGGTGGTGGGAAAGATTGGCATGAAACTCTCCCCACAACAAGTAGAGGTCTTCTCGTTGCAGCTTGTCCTGCTGGGCTTCAATGAAATGAAACATGTGATCTCTGGAGCCGCCCCATTCCTGCCGCAGGGTGTTCAACAAGGTAACACGCAACAGCAAGCTCCGAGGATGCACCTCAATCCCTTGCTGGTACCACTCAGGAAATTGCTGTTTTTGAATGTCCTGCACAGACAGTCTGTTTCCATGGACATGTTGCACATGTCCCAACAGCACATAAGACAACAACGGTCTGGCCGTCAGGTTAAGGCTGGCTTCTGCAGCCTGACGGGCAAGCTGCAAGAAATGGTGCAAGCCCCTTCTTCCCCGGTCTGAAACATGATTGAACGTTGCTCCACCCCTATACAGCCAAGCTTGCCCCAGAAGCCATCTGGCTTGCGCCAACCGTGCAGCGTATGAGTGAGGCATGCGCTCTACCCAGCGGGACAACATCTGTCCCAGCGTCTTGAACTGAGAATCAAATGCAGAAAAGACACTATTGAAATCATCTTCTGCAAGATTGCCCTGCTCAAACTGAGCTTGCAAACCATTCAAATACAGATCAAGCTCTTCACATCTGATTTCACGCAATAAGCGAAGAATTTCGGCAGGATTTTTGATCTGCAGCTGGGGTTGAGCTTCTGTCATATGACATCAGAATAAAGGCTGAATGCTTTAAGCATTCAGCCTTCAACTAGACGATCAAAAGTGGTTTACTTCACCAGTTCGATGCCTGCAAGTTCATCCACCGGCAGACCCCATTTGTTCATTTCGGCAATGAAGGGATCGGGGTCGAACTCCTCGACGTTGTACACGCCTGCTTTGAACCAGACTTTGTTGATCATCAGCATGGCACCGATCATGGCAGGAACGCCAGTGGTGTAAGACACCCCCTGGGCCTGCACTTCGCGGTGGCATTCGGCGTGGTCTTTGACGTTGTAGACAAAGTGCACCACCTCCTTGCCATTTTTGATGCCTCTGGCCTGTACCCCAATACAGGTCTGCCCGGTGTACCCGGCACT is part of the Deinococcus roseus genome and encodes:
- a CDS encoding DUF4034 domain-containing protein, yielding MTEAQPQLQIKNPAEILRLLREIRCEELDLYLNGLQAQFEQGNLAEDDFNSVFSAFDSQFKTLGQMLSRWVERMPHSYAARLAQARWLLGQAWLYRGGATFNHVSDRGRRGLHHFLQLARQAAEASLNLTARPLLSYVLLGHVQHVHGNRLSVQDIQKQQFPEWYQQGIEVHPRSLLLRVTLLNTLRQEWGGSRDHMFHFIEAQQDKLQREDLYLLWGEFHANLSHHLFHFQNNVPEALKAIEEAIPYHTRFYYSKVYYLHFVNEPQALALLEERMDLDRDTIRRQTIGKAEYLADEVLEKKNSLSRKMFEYLSWRAEDGDLEALPMLGQALVNDQAMDPQHPPHFWLEWALNEGAVQAGKVYAEYLRDKSDGLKESFQVRMRKVLVTADQGSDYCAHLVYRFFGWYRKVFQLHPHQRFHYLYLAADAGHGKACLKLGNLLKSGRLAFDDQGRLVPHRGKASPDDLEYAEYLLHRPRLNLHLPWYGKAMLGFMESVSSLSWWGFHQAALEEEQEEKEKIKPAKWKKWLEYWWVLLVASVVLRFLSHFFS